Proteins from a single region of Rhipicephalus sanguineus isolate Rsan-2018 chromosome 5, BIME_Rsan_1.4, whole genome shotgun sequence:
- the LOC119393353 gene encoding uncharacterized protein LOC119393353, whose product MSHVWMVTCKSALAKAKLVALSDVMVRNRRCIVIDPEPAEVKMKLLWLPERLEDIYIREALQPFGKVTSVSRESWRVADMEDMKTLNRDVVLSLADGVTVAEIPHVLTVCGVQSLLLIPGRPPLCLRCNRVGHIRRHCRTPRCENCRRFGHSADECVVSYADKLRHRTRPQEDAVKEHIMDATEVIDAKGDLPTVNAMDISTMNTSVPADASTTSVTLSESTSVSERCEATACRSEKQPLCADEASLNVKSANNKDITADAVVATSSAPDQRHSQGNAPVPALEVSTKMDTAVPKRRASYASVSSEENDISVPNQSRGRRLSQHKEKHRRSSSRRPGGSAREGSPSPSTPDSLV is encoded by the coding sequence ATGTCGCATGTCTGGATGGTTACCTGCAAGTCGGCGTTAGCAAAGGCCAAACTCGTTGCACTCAGTGATGTGATGGTTAGAAACCGCCGCTGCATCGTCATAGACCCGGAGCCGGCAGAGGTCAAGATGAAGCTCTTGTGGCTTCCAGAACGATTGGAGGACATCTATATACGTGAAGCACTTCAACCTTTCGGAAAAGTGACTTCAGTAAGCAGAGAAAGTTGGCGTGTAGCGGACATGGAGGACATGAAGACCCTTAACCGTGACGTTGTGCTCTCGTTAGCCGATGGAGTCACTGTTGCGGAAATTCCACATGTGCTTACTGTCTGCGGCGTACAGAGTCTTCTATTGATTCCTGGGAGGCCACCTCTGTGCCTCCGTTGCAACAGAGTTGGTCACATACGTCGGCATTGCCGGACGCCTCGTTGTGAAAACTGTCGCCGTTTTGGACATTCTGCGGATGAGTGTGTGGTGTCTTATGCCGATAAGCTAAGGCACCGAACCCGGCCTCAAGAGGATGCCGTTAAAGAGCACATAATGGATGCTACGGAGGTCATTGATGCGAAAGGTGACCTTCCAACAGTCAACGCTATGGACATAAGCACAATGAATACGTCGGTACCAGCAGACGCGTCAACAACCAGTGTTACGTTATCCGAGAGCACCTCCGTGTCCGAGAGATGCGAGGCAACTGCGTGTCGGagtgagaagcagccactatgtgctGATGAGGCGTCTCTGAACGTCAAGTCAGCCAACAACAAGGACATCACGGCAGATGCTGTCGTCGCTACGAGCAGTGCTCCTGACCAGCGACATAGCCAAGGTAATGCTCCCGTACCTGCTCTTGAGGTGTCCACTAAAATGGACACAGCAGTTCCCAAACGCCGCGCCTCCTACGCATCTGTGTCCTCTGAGGAAAATGACATCAGCGTGCCAAACCAATCACGTGGAAGGCGACTGTCTCAACA
- the LOC119392769 gene encoding cholinesterase 1 has translation MWHISTPRFNRRGIHKHVVLMVAIECVCVVFLPQATAFSPAPIVKIKSGLVSGQQFELGGKMLDAFLGIPYAQPPVGDLRFQKPRPVSRWDGIYNATAKPTPCHQVPVPLLGLTKLNYTKASEDCLYVNVWKPSQRDCPEPRNCTRELLPVFVYFHGGAFQWGDSALLVYDPANFVALTDVVYVTFNYRLGIFGFLSLETPDMPGNVGLWDQNMVLKWVRDNIASFGGDPRQVTIGGQSAGATSAALHAASPHSKHLFKRLITQSGSPLSMVLNIFFRGEGKFINIAVSLGCYDVKIPFTEQRKKVIDCLRKLDASFIMRKIENLDFLQQLFSPLDKDEFLPLSILSPEPWKQLNVDDVLLGTTTDEGTMFFTFLADSFPQASEVLATQYRTVTTVVISQAMNVPVTTAKEIVTAYFGGHEVEHSYDEVRDIICEIFADAVFNCPTQLFADSAAEQGVRTHRYLFAYKPTHSFFPKWMGVAHTDDLFYTVGSLPFLKDKSRYTDVLGILGKKFLATQDYTSKEEQFMKEVVSAWGAFVRTGKPNIPRAGVTWPSYVVDKRQMLVLTPENFTVITDMKIERCALWKPILYRNDAQDSSTKSPTATPKSTKQHSPKLQKTKPKYRKPGNSGSSFHQDFIAIFFTMLWALSAHSLSQLCRNPF, from the exons ATGTGGCACATTTCGACACCGCGCTTCAATAGGAGAGGCATCCACAAACATGTTGTTCTTATGGTTGCGATCGAATGTGTTTGTGTCGTATTTCTGCCTCAGGCCACAGCCTTCAGTCCTGCTCCTATTGTTAAGATAAAGTCCGGTCTTGTGTCAGGTCAGCAGTTTGAActtggaggcaaaatgctggacgCGTTCCTCGGAATACCCTACGCGCAGCCACCCGTCGGAGACCTCAGATTCCAAAAACCAAGACCTGTGTCGCGGTGGGACGGCATCTACAACGCGACTGCTAAGCCAACGCCTTGTCATCAGGTGCCAGTGCCTTTACTCGGACTGACAAAGTTGAACTACACAAAGGCATCCGAAGACTGCTTGTACGTCAACGTGTGGAAGCCATCACAACGTGATTGCCCTGAACCGCGAAACTGCACGAGAGAACTTCTGCCAGTGTTCGTTTATTTTCACGGAGGCGCCTTTCAGTGGGGTGACTCGGCGCTGCTGGTTTACGATCCGGCGAACTTCGTGGCACTGACGGACGTCGTTTATGTGACGTTCAATTACCGCTTGGGCATCTTCGGATTCTTGTCCTTGGAGACACCGGATATGCCGGGCAACGTGGGCCTCTGGGACCAGAACATGGTACTTAAGTGGGTGCGTGACAACATTGCAAGTTTCGGAGGTGATCCCCGTCAAGTTACCATCGGCGGACAGAGTGCGGGGGCGACATCGGCGGCCCTGCATGCAGCGTCTCCGCACAGCAAGCATCTATTCAAGAGATTAATCACACAGAGTGGGTCCCCGCTTTCCATGGTGTTGAACATTTTCTTCAGGGGCGAAGGGAAATTTATTAATATTGCCGTCTCACTAGGCTGTTACGACGTGAAGATTCCGTTTACAGAGCAGCGTAAGAAGGTCATCGATTGTCTTCGTAAACTCGACGCTAGCTTCATCATGCGGAAAATCGAAAATCTCGACTTTTTGCAACAGCTTTTCTCACCCCTCGACAAGGACGAATTCCTACCCTTATCTATCCTGTCACCGGAGCCATGGAAACAACTGAACGTTGATGACGTTCTGCTGGGAACCACCACTGACGAAGGAACGATGTTCTTCACCTTCCTCGCTGACTCGTTTCCTCAGGCATCCGAAGTATTGGCCACGCAGTACAGGACCGTAACAACAGTCGTCATATCTCAGGCTATGAACGTTCCTGTGACGACTGCAAAAGAAATCGTGACTGCTTATTTCGGAGGACACGAAGTCGAGCACAGCTACGACGAAGTACGTGACATCATCTGCGAAATTTTCGCTGACGCCGTTTTCAACTGCCCTACGCAGCTGTTTGCTGACAGCGCGGCTGAACAAGGAGTTAGGACACACCGTTACTTGTTCGCTTACAAGCCAACGCACAGCTTTTTCCCAAAATGGATGGGTGTGGCACACACCGACGACCTCTTTTACACTGTAGGATCGCTACCATTCCTGAAAGACAAAAGCCGCTACACCGATGTTCTCGGAATTCTGGGAAAGAAGTTCTTGGCCACCCAGGATTACACAAGCAAAGAAGAGCAATTCATGAAGGAGGTTGTTAGCGCTTGGGGCGCTTTTGTACGAACTGG GAAACCAAATATTCCACGTGCCGGTGTGACTTGGCCTTCATACGTCGTCGATAAGCGCCAGATGCTTGTATTAACGCCAGAAAACTTCACCGTCATCACCGACATGAAAATAGAGCGCTGTGCCCTTTGGAAGCCAATTCTTTACAGGAA TGATGCACAGGATTCATCGACGAAGAGTCCCACCGCGACTCCTAAGAGCACAAAGCAACATAGTCCGAAGTTACAGAAGACAAAGCCTAAATACCGAAAACCAGGAAACAGCGGATCGTCGTTCCACCAAGATTTCATCGCAATATTCTTCACGATGCTGTGGGCACTCTCGGCACATTCGTTATCGCAGTTGTGCAGGAACCCGTTTTAA